From one Psilocybe cubensis strain MGC-MH-2018 chromosome 13, whole genome shotgun sequence genomic stretch:
- a CDS encoding Aspyridones efflux protein apdF yields MVCTAATIFSVLGVRSSATLIVVSVMYRFFSGAWLSVSMAALASLSRSPQEVGARIGLALALSSAAGSLVSTPIQGALLGSEFRWSRPAIFSGVFMLISVAFNLVTRVLLAKERGTQKV; encoded by the exons ATGGTATGCACTGCGGCAACAATATTTTCAGTGCTTGGAGT TCGGTCATCAGCAACACTGATAGTAGTCAGCGTTATGTACAGATTTTTCTCAGGCGCCT GGCTCTCGGTGTCTATGGCTGCGTTAGCATCGCTTTCTCGAAGCCCTCAGGAGGTTGG AGCGCGTATTGGGTTGGCTCTCGCTCTAAGTAGTGCCGCTGGGTCTCTTGTATCCACCCCTATCCAAGGTGCCTTACTGGGTAGTGAATTCCGTTGGAGCAGGCCTGCCATCTTCTCGGGG GTGTTCATGTTGATTTCAGTGGCGTTTAACTTGGTGACACGGGTTCTCCTGGCCAAAGAGCGAGGAACACAGAAGGTGTAA